One Streptococcus sp. zg-86 DNA window includes the following coding sequences:
- the aspS gene encoding aspartate--tRNA ligase: MKRSMYAGRVRKEHIGQEITLKGWVGRRRDLGGLIFIDLRDREGIMQLVINPEMVSSDVMEQAEKVRSEFVLEVTGQVVAREQVNATLPTGEVELQVSSLTILNVAKTTPFEIKDGIEASDDTRLRYRYLDLRRPEMLANFKLRAAATHSIRNYLDELEFIDVETPMLTKSTPEGARDYLVPSRVSKGHFYALPQSPQITKQLLMNAGFDRYYQIVKCFRDEDLRGDRQPEFTQVDLETSFLSELEIQDIVEGLLARVMKETKGIDVALPFPRMSYDHAMNAYGSDKPDTRFEMLLQDLTDLVKEVDFKVFSQAPAVKAIVVKGAADNYSRKDIDTLTDYAKQFGAKGLAWIKVTNGELTGPIAKFLTAITEKLTEGLQLVDKDLVLFVADELEIANNTLGALRTRLAKEQGLIDESKFNFLWIVDWPMFEWSEEEGRFMSAHHPFTLPTEETAHHLEGDLASVRAVAYDIVLNGYELGGGSLRINQKEMQEKMFKALGFSAEQAHDQFGFLLEAMDYGFPPHGGLAIGLDRLVMLLAGKDNIREVIAFPKNNKASDPMTQAPSTVANSQLEELALQIQTTNE; the protein is encoded by the coding sequence ATGAAACGTTCGATGTATGCGGGACGTGTTCGGAAAGAACACATCGGTCAAGAAATTACTTTGAAAGGTTGGGTTGGTCGCCGTCGTGACTTGGGTGGCTTGATTTTTATTGACTTGCGGGACCGTGAAGGAATCATGCAGTTAGTTATTAATCCTGAGATGGTATCTAGTGATGTGATGGAACAGGCTGAGAAAGTGCGGAGCGAGTTTGTTCTTGAAGTAACAGGACAAGTTGTTGCACGTGAACAGGTCAACGCTACTCTACCGACAGGTGAAGTCGAGCTACAAGTGTCTAGCCTGACGATTTTAAACGTAGCCAAAACAACTCCGTTTGAAATTAAGGATGGTATTGAAGCAAGCGATGATACTCGTCTTCGCTACCGCTATTTGGACTTACGCCGTCCTGAAATGCTTGCAAACTTTAAATTGCGAGCTGCAGCAACACATAGTATCCGCAATTATTTGGACGAACTGGAGTTTATCGACGTTGAAACACCGATGTTGACCAAGTCAACGCCAGAAGGTGCGCGTGATTACTTGGTGCCAAGTCGTGTGAGTAAGGGGCATTTTTATGCTTTGCCACAAAGTCCACAGATTACCAAGCAATTGCTTATGAATGCTGGTTTTGACCGCTACTATCAAATTGTGAAATGCTTCCGTGATGAGGATCTGCGTGGAGATCGCCAGCCAGAGTTTACACAAGTTGACTTAGAAACCTCCTTCTTATCTGAGCTAGAAATTCAAGATATAGTAGAGGGCTTACTGGCGCGTGTCATGAAAGAGACCAAAGGAATCGATGTTGCTCTACCATTTCCTCGTATGAGCTATGACCATGCCATGAATGCTTATGGTAGCGATAAACCGGATACTCGATTTGAGATGCTCTTGCAAGACTTGACAGATCTTGTAAAGGAAGTTGACTTTAAAGTCTTTTCCCAAGCTCCTGCTGTTAAAGCGATTGTAGTCAAAGGTGCAGCAGACAATTACTCGCGTAAAGACATTGATACATTAACCGATTACGCTAAGCAATTTGGGGCAAAAGGCCTAGCTTGGATAAAGGTTACAAATGGTGAATTGACAGGTCCAATTGCCAAGTTCTTGACAGCTATTACAGAAAAGTTGACAGAAGGTTTACAATTAGTAGACAAGGATTTGGTTCTATTTGTCGCAGACGAATTAGAAATTGCGAATAATACATTAGGAGCGCTTCGTACTCGTCTTGCTAAGGAACAAGGCTTGATTGATGAAAGCAAGTTTAACTTCTTGTGGATTGTGGATTGGCCAATGTTTGAATGGTCAGAAGAAGAAGGTCGTTTCATGAGCGCTCATCATCCATTTACACTTCCGACAGAAGAAACAGCACATCATTTGGAAGGCGATTTGGCAAGTGTTCGTGCGGTTGCCTATGACATCGTATTAAATGGTTATGAATTAGGAGGTGGAAGCCTACGTATTAACCAAAAAGAGATGCAAGAGAAGATGTTCAAAGCGCTTGGTTTTAGTGCTGAACAGGCTCATGACCAATTTGGTTTCCTTTTGGAAGCGATGGACTACGGTTTCCCACCACATGGTGGACTTGCAATCGGATTGGACCGTTTGGTCATGCTCCTAGCAGGTAAGGACAATATTCGTGAGGTAATCGCCTTTCCTAAGAACAATAAGGCCAGTGATCCAATGACCCAAGCTCCAAGTACGGTAGCCAACAGTCAATTAGAAGAATTAGCACTTCAGATTCAAACAACTAATGAATAG
- a CDS encoding LacI family DNA-binding transcriptional regulator, producing the protein MRATIKDVAKLAGVSPSTVTRVIQNSSAISQKTKDSVRKAMAELNYHPNLNARSLVSSYTQVIGLVLPDDSDIFYQNPFFPTALRGISQVAADHNYAIQISTGKDEKQRLEAISQMVYGRRVDGLIFLYSKPDDPLVQLAIQHNFPFLILGKAASPFISLVDNDNIQAAFEATSYFIQKGYKNPAFVAGNKELVVSQDRYKGYKKALKAYNIPLDDSKVKFSSGFLLEDSSYKIMKKLMKQKPDAIVTTDTMVAEGILHYLNEINVQLPIISFDSVKPKLAIDAYVDVHAIQLGRVACDTLLQIINDSKEEKQICYRRVIPHTITEL; encoded by the coding sequence ATGCGTGCTACCATTAAAGATGTTGCAAAACTAGCAGGGGTTTCACCCTCAACTGTTACTCGTGTCATTCAAAACAGCTCTGCTATTAGCCAAAAAACAAAAGACAGTGTCAGAAAGGCCATGGCAGAACTCAACTATCATCCCAATCTCAATGCCCGAAGTCTGGTTAGTAGCTACACTCAGGTCATTGGTCTAGTTCTACCAGATGATTCTGATATTTTCTATCAAAACCCTTTCTTTCCAACAGCTCTACGTGGCATTTCTCAGGTAGCAGCCGACCATAATTATGCCATTCAAATCAGCACTGGAAAAGATGAAAAACAACGCCTTGAAGCGATTTCTCAAATGGTCTACGGCCGGCGGGTAGATGGGCTAATTTTCCTTTACTCAAAGCCTGATGATCCCCTCGTACAGCTAGCTATTCAACATAATTTTCCATTTCTAATCTTGGGAAAGGCTGCATCGCCTTTTATTTCCCTAGTCGACAATGACAATATCCAAGCTGCCTTTGAAGCAACCAGCTATTTTATCCAAAAAGGCTATAAAAACCCAGCTTTTGTCGCTGGAAATAAGGAGCTCGTGGTATCACAAGACCGCTATAAAGGGTATAAAAAGGCACTCAAAGCCTACAATATTCCCCTTGATGATAGTAAGGTCAAATTTAGCTCTGGTTTCCTCTTAGAAGACAGCAGTTACAAAATCATGAAAAAACTCATGAAACAAAAACCAGATGCTATTGTCACCACAGATACCATGGTAGCGGAAGGTATTCTACATTATCTGAATGAAATCAATGTACAGTTACCAATTATTTCCTTTGACTCTGTCAAACCAAAACTTGCAATTGATGCCTACGTGGACGTTCATGCCATTCAATTAGGACGTGTCGCCTGCGATACCCTACTGCAGATTATCAATGATAGCAAGGAAGAAAAACAAATTTGCTATCGCCGTGTGATTCCACATACCATTACTGAACTTTAG
- a CDS encoding aldo/keto reductase: MQKLGKTGLEVSRIALGCMRMASLEASAAQVVVKTALENGITFFDHADIYGGGESELRFAAAVNELGIRREEYILQSKCGIRKGYFDFSKEHILTSVDEILKRLGTDYLDVLALHRPDALMEPEEVAEAFSQLKQAGKVRHFGVSNQNSYQMELLQSYLDEPLVVNQLQFSPAHTPLIDMGLHVNMKEDGATVRDGGVLDYCRLKGVTVQAWSPFLIDLQRGIFVDHPDYANLNQTIERLAAQYHVSREAIVVAWILRHPAKIQTIVGSMNPDRLANIAAAEQVTLTRPEWYDIYTSAGNSLP; this comes from the coding sequence ATGCAAAAATTGGGGAAAACAGGACTAGAAGTCTCTCGAATCGCACTAGGCTGTATGCGCATGGCCAGTTTGGAGGCATCAGCAGCTCAAGTAGTTGTTAAAACGGCTTTAGAAAATGGCATTACGTTTTTTGACCATGCAGACATTTATGGTGGTGGGGAATCAGAGCTTCGGTTTGCAGCAGCTGTGAACGAATTGGGCATCCGTCGTGAGGAGTACATTCTGCAATCTAAATGCGGTATTCGCAAGGGATATTTTGATTTTTCAAAAGAGCATATCCTAACTTCTGTCGATGAGATATTAAAACGATTGGGAACTGATTATCTCGATGTCCTAGCCCTTCATCGTCCAGATGCCTTAATGGAGCCAGAAGAGGTTGCAGAAGCCTTTAGTCAGTTGAAACAAGCTGGGAAAGTCCGCCACTTCGGTGTCAGCAATCAAAATTCCTATCAAATGGAATTACTCCAGTCTTATTTGGATGAGCCTTTGGTGGTCAATCAGTTGCAATTTTCACCTGCCCATACTCCCCTTATTGATATGGGCTTACATGTCAATATGAAAGAAGATGGAGCAACTGTCCGAGATGGCGGTGTCTTAGACTATTGCCGCTTGAAAGGAGTAACCGTTCAGGCCTGGTCGCCATTTCTGATTGATTTACAAAGAGGAATTTTCGTTGATCATCCAGATTATGCCAACTTAAATCAGACGATTGAGCGCTTAGCTGCGCAATACCATGTTTCACGTGAAGCAATTGTCGTAGCCTGGATTTTGCGCCATCCTGCTAAGATTCAGACTATTGTAGGTTCTATGAATCCTGATCGGTTGGCTAACATTGCCGCAGCAGAACAGGTGACCTTGACACGGCCTGAGTGGTATGACATCTACACGAGCGCAGGAAACAGTCTACCGTAA
- the pulA gene encoding type I pullulanase: MALRQFKAYLDDQASIRILLEKRFDHPDMTFHIASHQAEEELVIHSRMEQGETVTYFLASLHPLHLAGDYTIYDQDRNTAELAYGQIVRSHLFEQTFTYDGDDLGSHYSPTHTQFKLWAPISKAVFLVLEGKPYAMDRQEKGVWQVTITGDLDGASYHYLHKVNGEWISVHDPYALSSKANSGDSYVINPTKLATPRRARSQIPAAQAIIYEMSVRDFSQQASAGFQHAGQFLGLTESPQQEGMHLGMDYIKELGVTHIQLMPLYDFGSVDENYPQLVYNWGYDPVQYNTPEGSFSSNPNDPYTRIQELQTAIQAYHDSDISVIMDVVYNHVYHAEEYAFERIVPGYFYRYQENGLRTDGTFCGNDVASERSMVRNYIKQSLRQWTTLYGFDGFRFDLMGILDVETMNQIESELRTLHPNIYLYGEGWKMATGLDFDQLAHQYNAEKLPTLAFFNDDYRDTVKKVLLNPERLVTKQLHEKIQHLLTGSRFSHFLNPEQSVNYIECHDNATAFDYFHIEKPNWTPQQQKRAASFGLQLILISQGIAFLHSGQEFFRTKDEIDNTYNIPDQVNRLDWERAICYREHIQFIRELIAFRKEHPSLTQADYQIIQTSCDFYWLTEYVLRYTVTSDTERIQFIINFSNDDITYEKEATQTVRFTFPPMSEDSEQIILAGQSICILEDK; this comes from the coding sequence ATGGCCTTACGACAATTTAAAGCCTACCTTGATGACCAAGCAAGCATCCGTATTCTGCTTGAAAAACGCTTTGATCATCCTGATATGACCTTCCACATTGCCTCTCATCAAGCAGAAGAGGAATTAGTTATCCACAGCCGCATGGAGCAAGGTGAGACCGTAACCTATTTTCTAGCGAGTCTTCATCCCCTTCACTTGGCAGGTGATTACACCATTTACGATCAGGATCGGAATACGGCTGAATTAGCCTATGGACAAATTGTCCGCTCTCATCTCTTTGAACAAACCTTTACTTATGACGGCGATGACCTCGGTTCTCACTACAGTCCAACTCACACTCAGTTTAAACTGTGGGCGCCGATTTCAAAAGCTGTCTTTCTAGTCCTTGAAGGCAAACCTTATGCCATGGACAGACAAGAAAAAGGTGTCTGGCAAGTAACGATCACAGGCGATTTAGACGGTGCTAGCTACCATTATCTCCACAAGGTCAATGGAGAATGGATTTCTGTCCATGATCCTTATGCTCTATCTTCTAAAGCAAACTCTGGTGATAGCTACGTTATCAATCCAACCAAACTCGCTACACCACGCCGCGCTCGTAGTCAAATACCAGCTGCACAAGCCATTATCTATGAAATGAGCGTTCGTGACTTCTCTCAACAAGCAAGCGCAGGATTCCAACATGCTGGTCAATTCCTTGGTTTAACGGAATCACCTCAGCAAGAAGGAATGCACCTTGGAATGGACTATATCAAGGAGCTCGGAGTAACCCATATCCAGCTCATGCCCCTCTATGATTTTGGTAGTGTGGATGAGAATTATCCACAGCTTGTGTATAACTGGGGATATGACCCCGTACAATACAATACTCCTGAAGGATCTTTCTCTAGCAATCCCAATGATCCTTATACACGCATTCAGGAATTACAGACTGCCATTCAAGCCTATCACGATTCCGACATCAGCGTTATCATGGACGTTGTCTATAACCATGTCTACCACGCTGAAGAATATGCTTTTGAGCGTATTGTCCCTGGCTATTTCTATCGCTATCAAGAAAATGGTCTCCGAACAGACGGTACCTTCTGTGGAAATGATGTGGCTAGCGAACGCAGTATGGTTCGTAACTACATCAAACAATCCCTCCGTCAATGGACAACTCTTTATGGATTTGATGGATTCCGCTTTGACCTTATGGGTATTCTTGATGTCGAAACCATGAACCAAATTGAGAGCGAACTTCGAACACTCCACCCAAACATTTATCTATATGGTGAAGGATGGAAAATGGCAACAGGTCTCGATTTTGATCAATTAGCGCATCAATACAATGCAGAAAAACTGCCAACACTTGCCTTTTTCAACGATGATTACCGTGATACAGTAAAAAAAGTCCTGCTCAATCCAGAGCGTTTGGTCACAAAACAACTACACGAAAAAATCCAACACCTCTTAACAGGAAGTCGTTTCAGTCATTTCCTCAATCCTGAACAATCTGTCAATTATATTGAATGCCATGACAATGCGACAGCCTTTGATTATTTCCACATCGAAAAACCTAACTGGACACCGCAGCAGCAAAAACGCGCAGCTAGCTTTGGACTTCAACTAATCCTCATCTCACAAGGTATCGCCTTTCTTCATAGCGGACAAGAATTTTTCCGCACCAAAGATGAAATCGACAATACATATAATATTCCAGACCAGGTGAACCGCCTTGACTGGGAAAGGGCTATTTGCTACCGCGAGCATATCCAGTTTATCCGTGAATTGATTGCTTTCCGCAAAGAGCACCCCAGTCTTACACAAGCGGATTACCAAATCATTCAAACCAGCTGTGATTTCTACTGGCTAACTGAATATGTCCTACGCTACACCGTCACATCAGATACAGAAAGGATTCAATTTATTATCAATTTCTCAAATGATGATATCACTTATGAAAAAGAAGCAACTCAAACCGTCCGCTTCACCTTTCCACCAATGAGCGAAGATAGCGAGCAAATCATTCTGGCGGGTCAGAGTATCTGTATTTTAGAAGATAAGTAG
- the nrdI gene encoding class Ib ribonucleoside-diphosphate reductase assembly flavoprotein NrdI, whose amino-acid sequence MKKVYLVYISLSGNTESFVKRLTTFLQFQSDLQVEQVHVKDLVKQDIPFYELDGPFVAFLPTYLEGGNGVDNGDVEILTNPLGDFIAYGGNVDKCLGIIGSGNRNFNNQYCLTAKQYAERFGFPVLANFELRGLQNDIERVGKKIMELV is encoded by the coding sequence ATGAAGAAAGTCTATCTTGTTTATATTAGCCTAAGTGGAAATACGGAAAGTTTTGTGAAGCGCTTGACTACTTTTTTACAATTTCAGTCTGATTTGCAGGTCGAGCAGGTGCATGTCAAGGATTTGGTCAAACAGGATATTCCTTTTTACGAATTGGATGGACCTTTTGTCGCCTTTTTACCAACCTATTTGGAAGGTGGAAATGGTGTGGACAATGGCGATGTTGAGATTTTGACTAATCCGCTAGGCGATTTTATCGCCTATGGAGGAAATGTGGATAAGTGCCTTGGCATTATTGGTTCCGGCAATCGGAATTTCAACAATCAATACTGCCTAACGGCTAAGCAATATGCAGAACGATTTGGTTTTCCTGTGCTTGCTAACTTCGAACTTCGTGGTCTCCAAAATGATATTGAACGAGTAGGGAAAAAGATTATGGAGTTGGTGTGA
- a CDS encoding sugar ABC transporter permease, which produces MKLSVKFKRRVSQTLTYLYLIVLSVIIIYPLLITIMSAFKSGNVVAFKLDGNINFTLENFSKLFSETLYGTWYLNTLIIALLTMVVQTSIVVLAGYAYSRYNFLARKQSLIFFLIIQMVPTMAALTAFFVMALMLNALNQSWFLIFLYVGGGIPMNAWLMKGYFDTVPISLDESAKLDGAGHFRRFWQIVLPLVRPMIAVQALWAFMGPFGDYILSKFLLREKEYYTVAVGLQTFVNDAKNLKIAYFAAGAILIALPICTLFFFLQKNFVSGLTSGGDKG; this is translated from the coding sequence ATGAAACTTTCCGTAAAATTCAAACGTCGTGTTAGCCAGACCTTGACCTATCTCTACTTGATTGTCTTGTCTGTCATTATCATCTACCCACTATTGATTACCATTATGTCTGCCTTCAAATCAGGCAACGTTGTGGCCTTCAAGTTGGATGGAAACATTAACTTTACTCTAGAGAATTTTAGCAAACTGTTTAGCGAAACCTTATACGGCACTTGGTACCTCAATACCTTGATTATAGCCCTCTTGACAATGGTTGTCCAAACCAGTATAGTGGTACTAGCAGGATACGCTTATAGTCGTTATAATTTCCTCGCTCGTAAACAAAGTTTAATTTTCTTCTTGATTATCCAAATGGTGCCGACTATGGCTGCCCTCACGGCCTTCTTCGTCATGGCCTTGATGTTAAATGCCCTCAACCAAAGCTGGTTCCTCATCTTCTTGTATGTCGGTGGTGGAATTCCAATGAATGCTTGGTTGATGAAAGGTTACTTTGATACGGTGCCAATCTCTCTTGATGAATCTGCAAAACTCGACGGTGCTGGACACTTCAGACGTTTCTGGCAAATCGTTCTCCCTCTTGTTCGTCCAATGATTGCTGTACAAGCACTTTGGGCATTTATGGGACCGTTTGGCGATTACATCTTATCTAAGTTCTTACTTCGTGAGAAAGAATACTATACCGTTGCCGTTGGTCTTCAGACCTTTGTCAACGATGCGAAAAATTTGAAAATCGCATATTTTGCTGCTGGGGCGATTCTCATTGCTCTGCCAATCTGTACCTTATTCTTCTTCCTTCAAAAGAACTTTGTATCTGGTTTAACGAGTGGTGGTGACAAGGGATAA
- a CDS encoding YitT family protein → MNRYFRKLRIQFLRKARRNRFWSVISSVSKERYAERISGSIIYGILSSIAVNFFFRPGNVYSSGVTGIAQIVSAISITYWGFEIPLALVYYGLNIPLLLLAWYKIGNKFTIFTFITVSFSSFFIQFMPHITLTTDPLVNAIFGGLMLGTGIGFALRNNVSSGGTDIVSILIRQKTGKQVGSISLIVNILIMLAAGVTFGWKYALYSMIALFVCSQMTDVIYVKQKRMQAMIITSHPNRVIKMIQKKLHRGVTIINGAEGAYNHEEKTVLITIITRAEFNDFKAIMKKTDKAAFVSVADNVNIIGRFVEAEE, encoded by the coding sequence ATGAATAGATATTTTAGAAAACTTCGTATTCAATTCTTGAGAAAGGCAAGGCGCAATCGTTTTTGGTCTGTCATCTCGAGTGTCTCAAAAGAACGCTATGCAGAGCGTATATCCGGATCAATCATTTATGGAATTTTATCCAGTATAGCTGTCAATTTCTTTTTCCGACCAGGAAATGTCTATTCTTCTGGAGTAACAGGAATTGCACAAATCGTGTCTGCAATCTCTATTACCTACTGGGGCTTTGAAATTCCGCTGGCTCTAGTCTACTATGGTCTAAATATTCCCTTGCTCCTCCTTGCTTGGTATAAGATTGGGAACAAATTTACTATCTTCACTTTTATCACCGTTAGTTTTAGCTCTTTCTTTATCCAGTTTATGCCCCATATTACCTTGACGACAGATCCCCTGGTCAATGCTATTTTTGGTGGGCTTATGCTGGGGACAGGAATTGGTTTTGCCCTTCGGAATAATGTGTCCAGTGGCGGAACAGATATTGTTAGTATCTTGATTCGGCAAAAGACAGGAAAGCAAGTTGGGAGTATTTCTCTGATTGTCAACATCTTGATTATGCTAGCAGCTGGAGTGACCTTTGGTTGGAAATACGCCTTGTATTCGATGATTGCCCTCTTTGTTTGTAGTCAGATGACGGATGTGATTTATGTCAAGCAAAAGCGCATGCAGGCCATGATTATCACCAGTCATCCGAATCGTGTTATCAAGATGATTCAAAAGAAATTGCATCGTGGAGTGACCATTATCAATGGTGCAGAAGGTGCCTACAATCATGAAGAAAAGACCGTTCTGATTACCATTATTACCCGAGCAGAATTTAATGACTTCAAGGCTATTATGAAGAAGACCGATAAGGCAGCCTTCGTATCGGTGGCCGATAATGTCAATATTATCGGACGCTTTGTCGAGGCTGAGGAATAA
- a CDS encoding glycosyltransferase family 2 protein: protein MTLLSIAIPSYNAQEYLHYCVESLVVGGDLVEILIVNDGSSDRTQEIAEQLAAKYANVRAIYQENKGHGGAVNTGMREATGRYFKVVDSDDWVDTRAYLKILETLTSLENKGQSVDAFISNFVYEKEGQSRKKSMNYQNVLPTERIFTWDDVAAFSKGQYMMMHSLIYRTDLLREVGLVLPEHTFYVDNIFVFTPLQAVKTMYYLPVDFYRYFIGRHDQSVNESVMIKRIDQQLKVNRILVDSLDLDAIDQPDLRSYLLNHVEITTIISCALLNRGGTAEHMMKKQELWKYIQDNNPALFKIVRSGLLGQLTNLYGYPGRKISNAVYKIAKSIYGFN, encoded by the coding sequence ATGACTTTATTAAGTATTGCCATTCCGAGTTACAATGCGCAAGAATATCTACATTACTGTGTTGAATCACTCGTTGTTGGAGGTGATTTAGTCGAAATTTTAATTGTCAATGACGGTTCAAGCGATCGTACACAAGAAATTGCGGAACAACTAGCAGCCAAGTATGCCAATGTTCGAGCGATTTATCAAGAAAATAAGGGCCATGGTGGAGCAGTAAATACTGGTATGCGGGAGGCTACAGGTCGCTATTTTAAGGTAGTAGATAGCGATGACTGGGTCGATACGAGAGCCTACCTCAAAATCCTTGAAACCTTGACAAGTCTCGAAAATAAGGGTCAGTCCGTAGATGCTTTTATCTCGAATTTTGTCTATGAAAAAGAGGGACAATCTCGTAAGAAGAGCATGAATTACCAGAATGTCTTGCCGACTGAGCGTATTTTTACTTGGGATGATGTAGCAGCCTTTTCAAAGGGCCAATATATGATGATGCATTCGCTGATTTATCGGACAGACCTGCTAAGAGAAGTAGGTTTGGTGTTACCAGAGCATACCTTTTATGTAGACAATATTTTCGTCTTTACACCGCTACAAGCTGTCAAGACCATGTATTATCTGCCGGTTGATTTCTACCGTTATTTTATTGGGCGTCACGACCAGTCCGTTAATGAATCGGTAATGATTAAGCGGATTGACCAGCAGCTGAAGGTGAATCGTATCTTGGTGGACAGTTTGGACTTGGATGCCATTGATCAACCTGATTTGCGAAGCTATTTACTCAATCATGTGGAGATTACGACCATTATCTCTTGTGCCCTTCTTAATCGAGGTGGGACAGCAGAGCATATGATGAAAAAGCAAGAATTGTGGAAATACATTCAAGACAATAATCCAGCCCTCTTTAAAATCGTTCGCAGTGGCTTGTTGGGTCAATTGACCAACTTATATGGCTACCCAGGACGGAAGATTTCAAACGCTGTCTACAAGATTGCAAAGAGCATTTACGGATTTAATTGA